In one Pseudomonas sp. Bout1 genomic region, the following are encoded:
- a CDS encoding REP-associated tyrosine transposase, protein MPVSNKSGRLRIGRASEVGGVYLLTAVVDRRLPIFSDWRLGRLLVKEFRQAHEDQWANSLAFVVMPDHLHWLVQLRDKSLAELMCRIKSRSSLTVNRALGRRGRLWQKGYHDRGVRREEDLKDFARYVVCNPIRAGLVRRVHDYPLWDVWWL, encoded by the coding sequence GTGCCTGTATCAAACAAGTCTGGACGATTGCGGATTGGAAGGGCCTCAGAGGTTGGTGGGGTGTACCTGTTGACCGCTGTGGTCGACCGGCGTTTGCCGATCTTCAGTGATTGGCGGCTCGGGCGGCTGCTCGTAAAGGAGTTTCGGCAGGCGCATGAGGATCAGTGGGCGAACTCACTCGCGTTTGTGGTGATGCCGGATCATCTTCACTGGTTGGTTCAACTGCGTGACAAGTCGTTGGCCGAGTTGATGTGCCGAATAAAATCGCGCAGCAGTTTGACGGTCAATCGTGCGCTTGGGCGCAGGGGCCGGCTTTGGCAGAAGGGGTATCACGATAGGGGTGTTCGGCGTGAGGAGGATCTGAAGGACTTTGCCCGTTACGTGGTGTGTAACCCGATTCGCGCGGGGTTGGTGAGGCGCGTGCATGATTATCCGCTTTGGGATGTTTGGTGGCTTTGA
- a CDS encoding type I secretion system permease/ATPase — MAKTTPAAPLFKTLGDYKSVLISIGCFTALINVLMLVPSIYMLQVYDRVLSSQNETTLVMLTLMVVGFFAFIGVLEVIRSFIVIRIGSQLERRFNLRVYKAAFERNLQRGEGHGGQSLGDLTHIRQFITGPALFAFFDAPWFPIYLFVIFVFNVWLGVLASAGAVLLIGLACLNEYLTKKPLGEASGYSQQSTQLATSHLHNAETIQAMGMLGALRKRWFKVHSQFLGLQNKASDTGSIISSLSKSLRLCLQSLVLGLGALLVIKGDMTAGMMIAGSILMGRVLSPIDQLIAVWKQWSSAKLAYQRLDSLMREFPPQGEQMALPAPKGHVSFEQVSAGPPGRRVPTLHQVSFNLAGGEVLGVLGASGSGKSTLARVLVGVWPTLAGTVRLDGADIHRWDRDDLGPHIGYLPQDIELFSGSIADNIARFREADPQWVVQAAQQAGVHELILRLPHGYDTVLGDEGSGLSGGQKQRVALARALYGGPRLIVLDEPNSNLDTVGEAALASAIMQMKAQGSTVVLVTHRSSALAQADKLLVLNEGRLQAFGPSQDVLRALSGQQEAPREKAGVSLSCRSELARDGR, encoded by the coding sequence ATGGCGAAGACCACTCCCGCTGCACCATTGTTTAAAACGCTTGGCGACTACAAAAGTGTTTTGATCAGTATTGGCTGCTTCACGGCATTGATTAACGTGTTGATGTTGGTGCCGTCGATTTATATGTTGCAAGTCTACGACCGCGTGCTGTCTTCGCAGAACGAAACCACCTTGGTGATGTTGACGTTGATGGTGGTGGGGTTCTTTGCGTTTATCGGTGTGCTGGAAGTAATCCGCAGTTTTATCGTGATCCGCATCGGCAGCCAGTTGGAGCGGCGCTTCAACCTGCGGGTGTACAAGGCCGCTTTCGAACGCAACCTGCAACGGGGCGAAGGTCACGGCGGGCAATCGTTGGGGGATTTGACCCACATCCGCCAATTCATCACCGGGCCTGCGCTGTTCGCGTTTTTCGACGCGCCGTGGTTTCCGATTTATCTGTTTGTGATCTTTGTGTTTAACGTCTGGCTCGGCGTGTTGGCCAGCGCAGGGGCCGTGCTGCTGATCGGGCTGGCGTGCCTCAACGAATACCTGACCAAAAAGCCCTTGGGTGAAGCCAGCGGCTATTCCCAGCAGTCCACCCAACTGGCCACCAGCCATTTGCACAACGCCGAAACCATCCAGGCCATGGGCATGCTCGGTGCATTGCGCAAGCGCTGGTTCAAGGTGCATTCGCAGTTCCTGGGGTTACAGAACAAGGCCAGCGACACCGGTTCGATCATCAGTTCCTTGAGTAAATCCCTGCGCCTGTGCCTGCAATCGTTGGTGCTGGGCCTGGGCGCGTTGCTGGTGATCAAGGGCGACATGACGGCGGGGATGATGATCGCCGGCTCAATCCTGATGGGCCGGGTGTTGAGCCCCATCGACCAATTGATTGCCGTGTGGAAGCAATGGAGCTCGGCCAAGCTGGCCTACCAGCGCCTGGACAGCCTGATGCGTGAGTTCCCGCCGCAGGGCGAGCAGATGGCGTTGCCGGCGCCCAAGGGCCACGTGAGTTTCGAGCAGGTCAGTGCAGGGCCGCCGGGGCGGCGTGTGCCGACCTTGCATCAGGTCAGTTTCAACCTGGCTGGCGGTGAAGTGCTCGGTGTGCTGGGCGCGTCGGGCTCCGGCAAGTCGACCCTGGCCCGGGTGCTGGTGGGTGTTTGGCCAACCCTGGCCGGCACCGTGCGCCTGGATGGCGCCGACATCCACCGCTGGGACCGCGACGACCTCGGCCCGCATATCGGTTATCTGCCTCAGGACATCGAGCTGTTCAGCGGCAGCATCGCCGACAACATCGCACGCTTTCGCGAAGCCGACCCGCAGTGGGTGGTGCAGGCGGCCCAACAAGCCGGCGTGCACGAACTGATCCTGCGTTTGCCCCACGGCTACGACACCGTGCTCGGCGACGAAGGCAGCGGCCTGTCCGGTGGCCAGAAACAACGGGTGGCCCTGGCGCGCGCGCTGTACGGCGGGCCGCGCCTGATCGTGCTCGACGAGCCCAACTCCAACCTCGACACCGTGGGCGAGGCCGCCCTGGCCAGCGCGATCATGCAGATGAAGGCCCAGGGCAGCACGGTGGTGCTGGTGACTCACCGTTCCTCGGCCTTGGCCCAGGCCGACAAGCTGCTGGTGCTTAACGAAGGCCGCTTGCAGGCGTTTGGCCCAAGCCAGGATGTGCTGCGGGCACTTTCCGGCCAGCAGGAAGCACCGCGAGAAAAGGCCGGGGTCAGCCTCAGCTGTAGGAGCGAGCTCGCTCGCGAT
- a CDS encoding response regulator transcription factor produces MSLFREVGMHAGLGRTVEQIGTERFWKQLVLLLHQCVPFDNALAIFYPTDGPPQALEEYDAQPSSKPASMLVYLNGLYLLDPFFQACREGYASGVYRLEEVAPDHFRQSEYFLNYFHDNVLEDEVQFILQLPGAGTLSLSLGMQRLFTSEQSGLMTTLAAWVLPLMQQHWQQSTQRVTAPVEMASQIRDALSHFGCGVLSERELEIARLVLRGFSSKAMAERLSISPDTVKVHRRHLYAKLDISSQPELFSLFIQSLGHDLENP; encoded by the coding sequence ATGAGCCTGTTCAGGGAAGTCGGCATGCACGCGGGGCTGGGCCGTACCGTAGAGCAGATCGGCACCGAGCGTTTCTGGAAGCAACTGGTGCTGTTGTTGCACCAATGCGTGCCTTTCGACAATGCCCTGGCGATTTTCTACCCCACCGATGGGCCGCCCCAGGCGCTGGAAGAATACGACGCTCAACCGAGCAGCAAACCGGCCTCGATGCTGGTGTACCTCAATGGTTTGTACTTGCTGGACCCGTTTTTCCAGGCGTGTCGCGAGGGCTATGCCAGTGGTGTGTACCGCCTTGAAGAAGTTGCCCCGGACCACTTTCGCCAGAGTGAGTACTTCCTCAATTACTTCCACGACAATGTGCTGGAAGACGAGGTGCAGTTCATCCTGCAACTGCCGGGTGCGGGGACGTTATCGCTGTCGTTGGGGATGCAGCGTTTGTTTACCAGTGAACAATCCGGGCTGATGACCACGCTGGCGGCCTGGGTGTTGCCGTTGATGCAGCAGCATTGGCAGCAAAGTACCCAGCGCGTGACGGCACCCGTGGAAATGGCCAGCCAGATTCGCGATGCGTTGAGTCATTTTGGCTGTGGGGTGTTGTCGGAGCGGGAGTTGGAAATTGCCCGGTTGGTGCTGCGTGGGTTTTCGTCAAAAGCCATGGCCGAACGGCTGAGTATCTCGCCGGATACGGTCAAGGTTCATCGTCGGCACCTGTATGCCAAGCTGGATATCTCGTCGCAGCCGGAACTGTTTTCATTGTTTATCCAGTCGTTGGGGCATGACCTGGAGAATCCTTAA
- a CDS encoding polyamine ABC transporter substrate-binding protein, producing MRPIALLPLVFVATLSQAAETVKIYNWSDYIAPDTTKNFQKETGISFTYDVYDSNETLDGKLMTGKSGYDVVFPSNHFMARQIQGGALKKLDKSQLPNWKNLNPVLLKALENNDPGNAHGFPYLWGSTGIGYNIDKVKAVLGDNAPVDSWDLIFKPENMQKLQKCGVAILDNGPELLPAALNYLGLPHHSKKPEDYKKAEDLLMKVRPYVAYFHSSKYTADLANGDICVAVGFSGDILQAESRAKEAKNGVNIGYNIPKEGAAIWFDMVAMPADAPDEKAGYAFMNYLLRPEVMASITNYVHYANGNAAADSLVDPAIKSDTKVYPSPEMMGKLFALEAMPLNIDRIRTRVWNTIRTGR from the coding sequence ATGAGACCCATTGCCCTGTTGCCGCTGGTATTCGTCGCCACCCTCAGCCAAGCCGCCGAGACGGTAAAGATCTACAACTGGTCGGATTACATCGCCCCCGACACCACCAAGAACTTCCAGAAAGAAACCGGCATCAGTTTTACCTACGACGTGTACGACAGCAACGAAACCCTCGACGGCAAGTTGATGACCGGCAAATCCGGCTACGACGTGGTGTTCCCCTCCAACCATTTCATGGCCCGGCAGATCCAGGGCGGGGCACTGAAGAAGCTCGACAAGAGCCAGTTGCCCAACTGGAAGAACCTCAACCCGGTGCTGCTCAAGGCGTTGGAAAACAACGACCCTGGCAACGCCCACGGCTTCCCGTACCTGTGGGGCAGCACCGGCATCGGCTACAACATCGACAAGGTCAAGGCCGTATTGGGGGACAACGCCCCGGTGGATTCCTGGGACCTGATCTTCAAGCCCGAGAACATGCAAAAGCTGCAGAAATGTGGCGTGGCAATCCTCGACAACGGCCCGGAACTGCTGCCGGCGGCGCTCAACTACCTGGGCTTGCCGCACCACAGCAAAAAGCCTGAAGACTACAAGAAAGCCGAGGACCTGCTGATGAAAGTGCGGCCGTACGTCGCGTACTTTCATTCCTCCAAATACACCGCCGACCTGGCCAATGGCGACATCTGCGTGGCGGTGGGCTTCTCCGGCGACATCCTGCAGGCCGAAAGCCGTGCCAAGGAAGCCAAGAACGGCGTGAACATCGGCTACAACATTCCCAAGGAAGGCGCCGCCATCTGGTTCGACATGGTCGCCATGCCCGCCGATGCTCCGGATGAAAAAGCCGGTTATGCGTTCATGAACTACCTGCTGCGCCCGGAAGTGATGGCCAGCATTACCAACTACGTGCATTACGCCAACGGCAATGCTGCAGCGGACAGCCTGGTGGACCCGGCGATCAAGAGCGACACCAAGGTGTACCCAAGCCCGGAAATGATGGGCAAGTTGTTCGCGCTGGAGGCGATGCCGCTGAACATCGACCGGATTCGTACACGGGTGTGGAACACCATTCGTACCGGGCGTTGA
- a CDS encoding serralysin family metalloprotease codes for MSKVKDKAIVSAAQASTAYTQIDSFSHQYDRGGNLTVNGKPSYSVDQAATQLLRDGAAYRDFDGNGKIDLTYTFLTSASSSTMNKHGISGFSQFNAQQKAQAALAMQSWSDVANVTFTEKASGGDAHMTFGNYSGGQDGAAAFAYLPGTGAGYDGTSWYLTNSSYTPNKTPDLNNYGRQTLTHEIGHTLGLAHPGDYNAGNGNPTYNDATYGQDTRGYSVMSYWSESNTNQNFSKGGVEAYASGPLIDDIAAIQKLYGANYNTRAGDTTYGFNSNTGRDFLSATSSADKLVFSVWDGGGNDTLDFSGFTQNQKINLNEASFSDVGGLVGNVSIAKGVTVENAFGGSGNDLLIGNAAANVLKGGAGNDILYGGGGADQLWGGAGNDTFVFGASSDSRPGAADKIFDFTSGSDKIDLTGITKGAGLTFVNAFTGHAGDAVLSYASGTNLGTLAVDFSGHGVADFLVTTVGQAAVSDIVA; via the coding sequence ATGTCAAAAGTAAAAGACAAAGCTATTGTATCGGCGGCTCAAGCAAGTACTGCCTATACGCAAATCGATAGCTTTAGCCATCAATATGACCGCGGCGGCAACCTCACGGTCAATGGCAAACCCTCCTACTCCGTTGACCAGGCAGCTACCCAGTTGCTGCGTGACGGCGCCGCCTACCGGGACTTCGACGGCAACGGCAAGATCGACCTGACCTACACCTTCCTGACCTCGGCCTCCTCGAGCACCATGAACAAACATGGTATCTCCGGGTTCAGCCAGTTCAACGCCCAGCAGAAAGCCCAGGCCGCACTGGCCATGCAATCCTGGTCGGACGTGGCGAATGTCACCTTTACCGAGAAGGCCAGCGGCGGCGATGCCCACATGACGTTCGGCAACTACAGCGGCGGCCAGGATGGCGCGGCGGCGTTCGCTTACCTGCCAGGCACCGGCGCTGGCTACGACGGCACCTCGTGGTACCTGACCAACAGCAGCTACACGCCGAACAAGACCCCGGACCTGAACAACTACGGCCGGCAGACCCTGACGCACGAGATCGGCCACACCCTGGGCCTGGCTCACCCTGGCGACTACAACGCCGGGAACGGCAACCCGACCTACAACGACGCGACCTATGGACAGGACACGCGCGGCTACAGCGTCATGAGTTACTGGAGCGAGAGCAACACCAACCAGAACTTCAGCAAAGGCGGGGTGGAGGCCTATGCGTCCGGCCCGCTGATCGACGACATCGCCGCGATCCAGAAGCTCTACGGCGCCAACTACAACACCCGCGCCGGCGACACCACCTACGGCTTCAACTCCAACACCGGGCGTGATTTCCTCAGCGCCACCTCATCGGCCGACAAGCTGGTGTTCTCGGTGTGGGACGGTGGCGGCAACGACACCCTGGATTTTTCCGGTTTTACCCAAAACCAGAAGATCAACCTCAATGAAGCCTCGTTCTCCGACGTGGGCGGCCTGGTGGGCAACGTTTCCATTGCCAAGGGCGTGACCGTCGAGAACGCGTTCGGCGGCTCGGGCAACGACCTGCTGATCGGTAACGCCGCTGCCAACGTCCTCAAGGGCGGTGCCGGCAACGACATCCTCTACGGCGGTGGCGGTGCAGACCAACTGTGGGGCGGTGCCGGCAACGACACCTTCGTGTTCGGTGCCAGTTCGGACTCCAGGCCCGGTGCGGCCGACAAGATCTTTGACTTCACCTCGGGTTCGGACAAGATCGACCTCACCGGCATCACCAAGGGTGCAGGCCTGACCTTCGTCAACGCGTTCACCGGTCACGCCGGCGACGCGGTGCTGTCCTACGCTTCGGGCACCAACCTGGGCACATTGGCAGTGGACTTCTCCGGGCACGGCGTGGCGGATTTCCTCGTCACCACCGTCGGCCAGGCAGCGGTCAGCGACATCGTGGCCTGA
- a CDS encoding APC family permease — protein MSAPSTPDGVLKPTLSVFDVVAITVSAVTPASSVFVIAPFAIQQAGSGVFLAFVMAALLALMFAFCYAELGRAHNSAGGEYVYAKRVFGGMAGYATFLTVLVMLLFIPPVLATGAATYLNNALGTKFDSQTVALVIVVCSYALGILNIKLNAWITGTCLLLEVAALLVIVFIGFGNPVQPVSVLLQPQIVENGVLHLAPWALVIGAVGIGLFSFNGYGPAVLLAEDMKCGGKGVHKAVLWSLGLVVVIELVPITALLIGAPSLSAMISSPDPIGYLLTSHGNETLSRLVSAGIFLSVFNAIVAIVIQIGRVVFSSGRDALWTPTINKLFTRIHPRWDSPWLATLFLAIPSALLSFSSNLADLTSFSVLLIMLVYLIVALSALMSRVLLRDREHPYRMPLWPVPALLAVLGAGYLLVTLALAASVRDIMIIIGLLALSVILYCISGRLSPAFQKL, from the coding sequence ATGAGTGCTCCTTCCACGCCCGACGGCGTGCTTAAACCCACCCTGAGCGTGTTCGACGTGGTGGCCATCACCGTCTCGGCGGTGACCCCGGCCAGTTCTGTGTTCGTGATCGCACCGTTTGCCATTCAACAAGCCGGCAGCGGGGTGTTCCTGGCCTTTGTGATGGCGGCCTTACTCGCCCTGATGTTCGCCTTTTGCTACGCCGAGCTCGGCCGCGCCCACAACAGCGCCGGCGGCGAGTACGTGTACGCCAAGCGGGTGTTCGGCGGCATGGCCGGTTACGCGACGTTCCTCACGGTATTGGTGATGTTGCTGTTTATCCCGCCGGTGTTGGCCACCGGGGCGGCGACTTACCTGAATAACGCCCTGGGTACAAAATTCGACTCACAAACCGTCGCGCTGGTCATCGTGGTGTGCAGCTACGCGCTGGGCATCCTCAATATCAAGCTGAATGCCTGGATCACCGGCACCTGCCTGCTGCTGGAAGTGGCGGCGTTGCTGGTGATCGTGTTTATCGGCTTCGGCAACCCGGTGCAGCCGGTCAGTGTGCTGTTGCAACCGCAGATCGTCGAGAACGGTGTGCTGCACCTGGCGCCCTGGGCCTTGGTGATCGGTGCGGTGGGCATTGGCTTGTTCTCGTTCAATGGCTACGGCCCGGCGGTATTGCTGGCCGAAGACATGAAGTGCGGCGGCAAGGGCGTGCACAAGGCGGTGTTGTGGTCCCTGGGCCTGGTGGTGGTGATCGAGCTCGTACCGATCACCGCATTGTTGATCGGTGCGCCATCCCTCAGCGCGATGATCAGCAGCCCCGACCCAATCGGCTACCTGCTGACCAGCCACGGCAATGAAACCCTGTCGCGGCTGGTAAGCGCCGGGATCTTCCTGTCGGTGTTCAACGCCATCGTCGCCATCGTCATCCAGATTGGCCGGGTGGTGTTCAGCAGCGGCCGCGATGCGCTGTGGACGCCCACCATCAACAAACTGTTTACCCGGATTCATCCGCGCTGGGACTCCCCGTGGTTGGCTACGCTGTTCCTGGCGATCCCTTCGGCGTTGCTCAGTTTCAGCTCCAACCTGGCAGACCTGACATCTTTCAGCGTGCTGCTGATCATGCTGGTGTACCTGATCGTCGCGTTGAGCGCGTTGATGAGCCGGGTATTGCTGCGTGACCGCGAGCACCCGTATCGCATGCCGTTGTGGCCGGTGCCGGCGTTGCTGGCGGTACTGGGCGCCGGTTACCTGTTGGTCACCCTGGCGCTGGCCGCCTCGGTTCGGGACATCATGATTATCATCGGCCTGCTGGCACTGTCGGTGATCCTGTATTGCATCAGTGGCCGGTTGAGTCCGGCGTTTCAGAAATTGTAA
- a CDS encoding cupin domain-containing protein has protein sequence MSITQFKDTLSAHLPDSSPVAVPLGTPVAVASTLSVERSDGVETGIWECTPGRWRRQIVAQEFCHFIQGRCTFTPDNGEMLHIEAGDALMLPANSTGIWDIQETVRKTYVLIL, from the coding sequence ATGAGCATTACCCAGTTCAAAGACACACTCAGCGCCCATTTGCCGGACTCTTCCCCGGTTGCCGTGCCGTTGGGCACGCCGGTAGCGGTGGCCTCGACCTTGAGCGTGGAGCGCAGCGACGGGGTCGAAACCGGCATCTGGGAATGCACGCCGGGGCGCTGGCGCCGGCAGATCGTAGCCCAGGAGTTTTGCCACTTTATCCAGGGACGTTGCACCTTCACCCCCGACAACGGGGAAATGCTCCATATAGAAGCCGGTGATGCACTGATGTTGCCGGCCAACAGCACCGGTATCTGGGACATCCAGGAAACCGTGCGCAAGACCTATGTATTGATCCTCTGA
- a CDS encoding AprI/Inh family metalloprotease inhibitor — MTLFRSTVAWCVQALLMSAGATAMASSLVLPTSAQLAGHWALHQQEQVCALDLIEQANALKGDIECARQWLGEAPVSWAPTPDGIWLMNADGSGITHLNRQKEGEYQGRTHAGAVLILKRAPQ; from the coding sequence ATGACGCTATTTCGCAGTACAGTTGCCTGGTGTGTCCAGGCGTTGCTTATGTCGGCAGGAGCCACAGCAATGGCGAGCAGTCTGGTTTTACCCACGTCCGCGCAGTTGGCCGGGCATTGGGCGTTGCACCAGCAAGAACAGGTATGCGCGCTGGATTTGATTGAACAGGCCAACGCGTTGAAAGGCGATATCGAGTGCGCCAGACAATGGCTGGGTGAAGCCCCCGTTAGTTGGGCACCGACACCCGATGGTATTTGGTTGATGAATGCCGATGGCAGCGGAATAACCCATTTGAATCGCCAGAAAGAGGGCGAATATCAAGGCCGCACACACGCCGGCGCGGTATTGATATTGAAACGCGCCCCCCAATAG
- a CDS encoding P1 family peptidase, whose product MRARQLGITLGLGTPGELNAITDVPGVRVGHSTINTRINGKQVRTGVTAIQPRAGTARYQPCFAGYHVLNGNGDATGLEWISESGLLTTPLAITNTHSIGIVRDTLIALERESLADPAVYWCMPVVMETYDGLLNDIWGQHVGPEHVREALANAQSGPVAEGAVGGGTGMICHEFKGGIGTASRRLSAEQGGWTVGVLVQANHGKRQELRVDGYPVGRQLMDIPSPFAARGTPGMGSIVVIIATDAPLLPHQCQRLAQRASIGIARTGGGTEDSSGDLFLAFATGNQDLPVADYGRKGVPLSTHLQMVNNEHISPLFSAAAEAVEEAIINAIVAGEDMVTDDGVRVPGLDSNTLMQALRHTGWRNQ is encoded by the coding sequence ATGCGCGCACGGCAATTGGGCATCACATTGGGACTGGGCACACCCGGTGAGTTGAATGCCATCACCGACGTTCCAGGGGTGCGGGTTGGCCACAGCACAATCAACACCCGCATCAATGGCAAACAGGTGCGTACCGGCGTCACGGCGATCCAGCCGCGGGCCGGTACCGCGCGGTACCAGCCGTGCTTTGCCGGCTATCACGTGCTCAACGGCAATGGTGATGCCACAGGGCTTGAGTGGATAAGCGAGTCGGGGTTGCTGACCACGCCGCTGGCAATCACCAATACCCACAGCATCGGGATTGTGCGCGACACGCTGATTGCCCTGGAGCGCGAAAGCCTGGCAGACCCGGCGGTGTACTGGTGCATGCCGGTGGTGATGGAAACCTACGACGGCTTGCTTAACGATATCTGGGGCCAGCACGTCGGCCCGGAGCATGTGCGCGAGGCGCTGGCCAACGCGCAATCCGGCCCGGTGGCGGAGGGCGCCGTGGGCGGCGGTACCGGGATGATCTGCCATGAGTTCAAGGGCGGCATCGGCACGGCGTCGCGGCGCTTGTCGGCGGAGCAGGGCGGCTGGACCGTCGGCGTGCTGGTGCAGGCCAACCATGGCAAACGCCAGGAATTGCGAGTGGATGGTTACCCGGTAGGTCGACAATTGATGGATATCCCGTCCCCGTTTGCCGCCCGTGGCACGCCCGGCATGGGCTCCATCGTGGTGATCATCGCCACCGATGCGCCGTTGCTGCCCCATCAATGCCAGCGTCTGGCGCAACGCGCTTCCATCGGCATTGCGCGCACAGGTGGCGGTACCGAGGACTCCAGCGGGGACCTGTTCCTGGCGTTCGCCACCGGCAATCAGGATTTACCCGTGGCCGATTACGGGCGCAAGGGCGTGCCCCTCAGCACGCACCTGCAGATGGTCAATAACGAGCATATTTCGCCGTTGTTCAGCGCGGCGGCGGAGGCAGTAGAGGAAGCGATCATTAATGCGATAGTGGCTGGGGAAGACATGGTCACCGACGACGGTGTGCGAGTGCCGGGACTGGATTCAAATACACTGATGCAGGCATTGCGCCATACCGGCTGGCGCAATCAATAA